From Streptomyces cyaneogriseus subsp. noncyanogenus, the proteins below share one genomic window:
- a CDS encoding transglycosylase SLT domain-containing protein, with protein sequence MPKNFLTRGHSRSLTRTHKIAIAGVGTLGAAALAFSAAPGGGQTATTEAAAPANVAYSTEPIKDVKAGVTDQLTGAGQTIAAIEAKQKAAAEAAAEKKAAAAKKAAAKAAAEKKAAQERQAQETASRSASRLSVKQVSAKSYPDNLDGWIREALAIMKAKGIPGSYHGLHKNIMRESSGNPNAINNWDINAINGVPSKGLLQVIPPTFQAYHVPGTSWNIYDPVANITAAANYAADRYGTIDNVNSAY encoded by the coding sequence ATGCCCAAGAACTTCCTCACCCGTGGCCATAGTCGCTCCCTGACCCGCACCCACAAGATCGCGATCGCCGGTGTCGGCACGCTGGGCGCCGCAGCCCTCGCGTTCTCCGCGGCGCCGGGCGGCGGGCAGACGGCCACGACCGAGGCCGCCGCCCCGGCCAACGTGGCGTACAGCACCGAGCCGATCAAGGACGTCAAGGCCGGCGTCACCGACCAGCTCACCGGCGCGGGCCAGACGATCGCCGCCATCGAGGCGAAGCAGAAGGCCGCCGCGGAGGCCGCCGCCGAGAAGAAGGCGGCCGCGGCGAAGAAGGCGGCCGCGAAGGCCGCCGCCGAGAAGAAGGCCGCCCAGGAGCGCCAGGCCCAGGAGACCGCGAGCCGCTCCGCCTCGCGCCTCTCCGTCAAGCAGGTCTCCGCCAAGAGCTACCCGGACAACCTCGACGGCTGGATCCGCGAGGCCCTGGCCATCATGAAGGCCAAGGGCATCCCGGGCAGCTACCACGGCCTGCACAAGAACATCATGCGGGAGTCCTCGGGCAACCCGAACGCCATCAACAACTGGGACATCAACGCCATCAACGGCGTCCCGTCCAAGGGCCTGCTCCAGGTGATCCCGCCGACCTTCCAGGCCTACCACGTGCCGGGCACGTCCTGGAACATCTACGACCCGGTCGCCAACATCACCGCCGCCGCCAACTACGCGGCCGACCGGTACGGCACGATCGACAACGTCAACAGCGCGTACTGA